The Amycolatopsis umgeniensis DNA segment CCTGGAACCCCGCGGACCTGGCTCCCGTCGTACAGATGTCGCCGGGCGTCGACTTGGCGACATCCACGGGGACCGGGAGCTCGCCAGCGAGGGCGGTGGCGAGCTCCCGATCCACCTGGTCGCACCCGAAGGTGCCTTCGGCCGTCATCTGGCCGGTCTTCTCTGGCCCGCCGCCCCCCTGCTGAGGCGGCGGATTCGAGAAGTTCGAGGGGTCCCCGCTGTCAAGAGGACGTACGGACGCCGCACCAGGTTGCCCCACGGAGGCGGCTTCGCTGTCGGATTTGGCCGCGGTCCCCATCTGGAACCCGGTTCCGCCGAGCACGCCGAACATGCCCACTCCGGCCAAGACCAAAACCACCGCACTACAGGCCACCGCGATACCGTTTCGGCGTCGAGCGGTGGCGCGTTTGGAGGCGCGGACCACGTCCGCGGTGCCGAAGGACGGCGACGGCGCGTCACCGGGGGCGTCACGGAACAACGCCTTCAAGTCATTCTCGTCCATCCCGTGCCACCTCCTCCTTCTCCATGACCTGCCTGAGGTTCGCCAGTCCGCGCGCGGTCTGGCTCTTCACGTTCCCTTCGCTGCAGCCGAGCGCTTTCGCCGCGGCGGCGACGTCGAGCCCCTCGAAGAACCGGAGCACCAGCACGGCCCGCTGTTTCGGGGGCACTTCGCGCAGCGCGGCCAGCAGGTCTTCCCTGGTGACGACCTGTTCGCCGAGGTCGAAGCCGTCTTGCGGCGGTTCGGGCAGCTCTTCGGTCTGCCACTCCCGTCGCCACGGCCGCCTCGACTCGTCGATGGCCGCCCTGACCAGCGTCTTCCGCACGTACGCGTCGGTCGCCGCCCGTTCCCTGATCTTCTTCCACCTCCGGTGCAGCGCGACGAACGCCGTCTGCGCGAGGTCGTCCGCGCGATGCCAGTCACCGCAAAGCATGTACGCGGTCCTGCGCACGGAGTCCCGCTTCGCGGCGAAGTACTCCGCGAACTCTTGTTCGTCGCGCTGGTTCACGCGGTTGTTGTCTCCGCTCTTGCCTCGTCGGTGGGTAGGACGGAACCGGGGGCGTCCACGGTTGCATGAGCGGGCGCGACGGACCAGCCGGGGAGGAGATTCATGGCGGGCCCGTCGATGTGATGTGATCGTACCGTGACCTCGACGATCGATTTCCGCTCCGACACCGTGACCCGACCGGACGACGTCATGCGCCAGGCCATGGCGAAAGCAGAGGTCGGTGACAACGTCCTCGACGGCGATCCCACCATCGGCGCGCTGGAACAGCGAGCCGCGAAGGTACTCGGGATGCCCGCCGCGCTCTGGACGCCGACCGGGACCATGGCGAACCTGATCGCGCTGAGCCTCCATCTCCAGCGCGGCGACCGGTTCCTCGCGCCACGCGGCTCGCACGTGATCACCGACGAGCTCGGTTCCGCCGCCTGGCTCGCGGGCGGCATGCCGGAACCGCTGGAGCACGACGCCGGGCCCGGACGGCCGACACCGGACACGCTTTCGGCCGCGATCGGCATCCCGCGCGGGCCGTACTACGCGCTGCGCACCCCGCTGCTGTGCCTGGAGAACACGCACAACTCGGCGGGCGGCGCGATCACCCCGCCCGAAGAGCACGCCCAGCTGGTCGCGGTGGCGAAGGAAGCCGGGCTCACCGTGCACCTCGACGGTGCCCGCATCTGGCACGCGGCGGTCGCGCTGGGGATCCCGCCCGCGGCCCTCACCGTCGGCGTCGACACCGTTTCCGCCTGCTTCTCCAAGGGGCTCGGCGCGCCTGTCGGTTCGGTGGTCGCGGGCAGTCGCGAGTTCATCGAGCGGGCCCGGCGGATGCGTCAGATGCTCGGCGGCGGCGTCCGGCAGGGCGGCGTGCTGGCCGCGGCCGGTCTGGTCGCGCTGGACCGCATCGGCGACCTGGCCGAGGCGCACGAGAACGCGACCCGGCTCGCGGCCGGATTCGCCGAGCACGGCTGGGAGGTCAACACTCCCGAGACCAACATCGTGCAGGTCACCGCACCCGACCTCGTCGGCCGCTTGGCGTGGCTGGCCGAGCTGGGGATCCAGGTGCTGCCTTCGGCGGGCCGGATCCGCTTCGTGCTGCACCGGGACCTTTCGGCGGCCGACGTCGAAGAAACCCTTCTTCGCATCAAGACCGGGGGCTGAACATGAACTGGATCGTCTTCGACTACGGCGACGTCATCTGTGAGCACACCGACGCGCTGCCCACCCTGGCCAAGGCCTTCGGCCTCGAGCTCACCGAGTTCGAGCCGCATTACTGGGCCGAGCGGGACCGGTACGACTCCGGCGGCTCGGACCTCGAGTACTGGCAGAGCATCGGCCGCGCGCTGGACGTGCCTGTCGACAAGGCCTTCGCCGACGAACTGACCGGCATCGACGTCGCCGGGTGGACGCACGTCGAACCGGACGTGCTCGAACTGCTCCAGGGCCTGCACGAGGCGGGCGCCGCGCTCGCGCTGCTCTCCAACGCGTCGTCGACCTTCGGGCGCTGGGTGCGCGAGCAGGAATGGGCGAGTCTCTTCCGCGTGACGCTCTTCTCCGGCGACGTCGGCTGCATGAAACCCGACGCGAAGATCTACCGGCTCCTGCTCGCCGAACTCGGCGCCGAACCGGCCGACTGTCTCTTCTTCGACGACCGGCAGTCCAATGTAGACGGTGCGCGGGCGGTCGGGATGAAGGCGGAACGCTGGGTCGGCGTGACATCAGCGCAATCTGCCTTCGGCTCTTCGGAGGAATAACTCACCCTCGTCGTTCATCCGCTTACGCGTAGTGAATCGGATGACCTACGCTGAGCGTGTCCAAACCGATTCACCCGGTAGGTGCCCATGTCAGCGGACCGACGCCCGTTCGTACCGGTCGATTTCGACCGGCCGAGCATCGCGCGGGTCTTCGACGCCCTCATGGGCGGCCAGGACAACTACGAGGCCGACAGGGTGGTGCTGCGCCAGATCCTGGAACTGGCGCCGGAATCGCAGGTCATGGCCAAGGAGGTCCGGCACTGGCTGGTCCGGACCGTGCGCTACCTGACCGACCGGGAAGGCATCGACCAGTTCCTCGACCTCGGTTCCGGCTTCCCGACCGTGGACAACACGCATCAGGTCGCGCAGCGGTACAACCCCGAGGCGCGGGTCGTCTACGTCGACCATGATCCGGTGGTCCAGGCGCACGGCCGCGCGCTGCTCGCGGCGAACGACTTCGCGCATATGGCGGGCGCGGACCTGACCGAACCCGCCGAGGTGGTCGACGAGCTCGCCCGCACCCACCGGCTGGACTTCGACCGGCCGATCGGGCTGATCCTGTGCGCGATCATCCACCACATCCAGGACCTCGACGCGGCGCGGAAGATCGTCCGCGCCTATGTCGACGCGCTGGCCCCGGGCTCATTCGTCGCGCTACTGCACCAGCACAACCCCGCCGACGGCTCCGAAGCGGCCGATGTCGCGACGTCGCTCGAGAAGCGCTTCAACGGCACTGGGCTCGACACGCTGTACCGCTCGCGCGAGGAGATCGAGTCGTTCTTCGAGGGACTCGACCTCCTCGAACCCGGGCTGACGTACCCGCATCTGTGGTGGCCGGACGGCCCGCGCTTCACCCCGCTCTCGACCGTGAACTTCACGTCGCTCGGCGGGGTGGGGCGCAAACCTTAACGACGGAGCTGCTTCGGGGTGCCCTTGCCCTTGATGGCGCCATAGGCGGCCGTGCCGAGGAAGACCGCGCCGCCGATGACGGCGATCCAAAAGACGGCCTTCACGAGGAAACCGAGCACGGACCCGAGCACCATGAAGGCCACCCAAGCCAGAATCAGCCCGCCGACGATCTTCCAGAACATGGCATCCTCCGATTGCCTCACCGTGCCCGAGCGGGCCCGGTGAGTCCAGGTTGTCAGGCAAAGCCCGCGAGCGCCTTCGTTCCGCCTAACGTTCAGGGTGAATTCCGGGTTCCCCCTGAGCCGTGAGCCAGTCGCCGAGCCTGCGGATCCCCTCGTCGATGTCCTCGCGCGAGCCCGCGAAGGAGAACCGCACGAACTTGCCGCCGTCGACCGGGTCGAAGTCGATACCGGGGGCGATCGCGACGCCGGTTTCGGCGAGGATGCGCTGGCACCAGCTGAGGCTGTCGTTCGTGTACGCGGAGACGTCGGCGTAGGCGTAGAAGGCGCCTTCGGCCGGCGCGAGCTTGTCGATGCCGATGCCCTTGAGACCGGCGAAGAGCGCGTCGCGGTTCTCGCGGTAGCGCTCGACGTGGCCGTCGGCCTCCGCGTACGACTCCTCGGTGAACGCGGCGATCGCGGCGTGCTGGGAGACCGCGGGCGGGCAGATGGTGAAGTTGCCGGTCAGGACGTCGATCGCGCGGTGCAGCCGCTGGGGCGCGAGCATCCAGCCGAGCCGCCAGCCTGTCATCGCGAAGTACTTGGAGAACGAACCGAGGACGAGCGCCTCGCTCCCGTACTGCCAGGCGCAGTCGAGTCCGGCGCCGTAGGAGATCCCGTGGTAGATCTCGTCGCTGATCAGCTGCACCCCGTGTGACGCGCACCAGCCACTGATCGCGGCGAGTTCACCCGGCGGCAGGACGGTACCCGTCGGGTTGCTGGGGCTGGCCACGATGAGTCCCTTGATCGGGCCCAGTTCGTCGAGCAGGGCCGTCGTCGGCTGGAAGTTCGTCCCGGCCCCGGTGGCGAACTCGACGACCTCGCAACCGAGCACCTTCAGCAGATTGCGGTAGGCCGGGTAGCCGGGGCGCGCCATCGCGACACGGTCACCCGCCTCGAAGGCGCTGAGGAACGAGAGCAGGAAGCCGCCGGAGGAACCGGTCGTCATGATGACGTCCTGCGGGCTCACGTCGACCGAGTACGTGCGGCTGTAGTGCGCCGCGACGGCCTCGCGCAGTTCCGGGATGCCGAGCTGCTCGGTGTAGCCGAGGGTCTGGTCCTTCAACGCCCGCTGGGCGGCTTCGAGCACCGGACGCGGCGCCGGCGCGGACGGCTGCCCCGCGACCAGCGGGACCAGATCGCCGTGACTGCGCTGCCGTGCCTGCGCGGCCGAAAGGACATCCATGACGTGGAACGGGGGGACGTCGGACCGAGCGGCGGGACCGGGGAAGGACATGGGGTGAGGCTAACTCGCCTTCGCCAGGAGAACCGAGAAACCGTCGAGGAGTCGCTGAAGCCCGAACTCGAAGAGCGTGTCGAGGTCGTAGTCGAACGGGGCGCGCAAGGCGACACCGGCGAAGTTCGGGAAACGGCCACCCGCGACCAGATCCCGGAGGATCGGCTCGTGGACGGCGAGCCAGGCGTCGGCCGAGACCGCCGTCCCTGATTCGCTCTCGGCCTCGGACTCGAAACTGAGGGCGATGCCGCGCACGTGGTTGAAGATCGTGATGTGCGCGTACATGACCGTCGACGCCGGGAGGCCGTGACCGTCGAGTGCGCGGGTGGCCCAGTCCGCGTGGCGGAGCAGGTTCGGCAGCGGCTGCGGGCGGGTGATCGAGAGCGCCTGCGCGAGCCACGGGTGCCGCCGGAACAAGGCCCACTGGGCCCTGGCCATCAGCTCCAGCTGAGGCCGCCAGCCGGGCGGCGGTTCGGCCGGGAAGCGGATTTCGCCGAGCGCCATGTCGGCCATCTCGAGGATCAGCTCGTCCTTCGCGGTGACATGGCGATAAAGCGCCATCGTCGCGACGCCGAGACCGGACGCGACGCGGCGCATGGAGAGCGCGCGGATGCCCTCGGCGTCCGCGATCCGGATCGCGGCCTTCACCACCCGCTCGCGGGAAAGCTCCGCTTCGGTTCTCGGCGCGGCCTTCCGGACGCGGCTCGCGACGACCGTCCCGGCGCCCGGTTTGGCGATGACCAGACCGTCCCGTTTGAGCGTGGCGAGCACCTTCGTCGCGGTCGCCATCGCGACACCCCACTCCGCGGTGATCCGGCGCGTCGACGGGACCTTGTCCCCCTCGCGCAGCTCGCCGGTGACGATGCGGCGACGGATCTCGGCGGCGATCCGCAGGTAGGGCGGCTCGGTCATGGTCGACTCCTTGCCATAGTGCACTCCGTTCGCCCCGAGCCCCGATCTGGCCACCGTACTAGCTCAACCGTACTAGTGCGGTCGACGTTTTTCGGTCGTTTTCCTGGGCCGTGGGCAGGTCTTTCTTACGTTGTACGCAGCGCTTCAAAACAACGTACACAGGGAGTTCACATGCGGAAGGTCCTGATTTCGGGCGCGGGAATCGCCGGTACGGCGCTGGCGTACTGGCTGCGGCGGCACGGCTTCGCGCCGACGGTCGTCGAGCGGGCGCCCGCGCCCCGGGTCGGCGGGCACGCGGTCGACATCCGCGGCACGGCGCTCGGCGTCGTCGACCGGATGGGGGTGCTCGGGCGTCTCCGCGAACTGAGGACGGACATGCGCGGGATGTCGTTCGTGAACGGGGCCGGGAAGACACTGGTCGAGGTCACCGACCACACGCTGACCGGCGGGCTCACCGACAGCGAAGACGTCGAGATCCTACGAGACGACCTCACGGACACGCTGGCCTCGGTCGCTCAAGAAGGCGTCGAGTACGTGTACGGCGACTGGGTCACCGGGATCGCGCAGCGAACCGACAGTGTGCGGGTCACCTTCGCCCACGGCGAGGCACAGGACTTCGACCTCGTCGTCGGCGCGGACGGACAGCACTCGGCCGTGCGATCGCTGGTTTTCGGGGCCGAGAAACAGTTCTCACACCATATGGACACCTATCTCGCGGTGTTCACCGTGCCGAACTTCCTCGATCTGGACCGCTGGCAGACCTTCCACATGACCCCCGGGAAACTGGCCGGCCTGTACAGCGCGCGAAAGAACACGGAGGCGCGGGCGATGCTCGGTTTCCAGTCCCCGGAGCTCGAATTCGACCGGCATGACCAAGAGCAGCAACGAAAACTGATCGCCGACCGGTTCCTCGGCCAGGGCTGGGAAGTGCCGCGGCTGCTCCGGGAAATGGAGTCGAGCGAGCTGTACTTCGATTCGATGACCCAGATCCGGATGGACCGGTTCAGCGAGGGACGGGTCACGCTGGTCGGCGACGCGGGTTATGGCCCTTCGCCACTTTCGGGACAGGGCACCAGTTTGGCGCTCGTCGGGGCTTACGTGCTGGCCGGTGCACTTGCTTCTTCGCCGGACCATCGGGCCGCTTTCGCTTCGTACGAAAAGGAAATGCGGCCGTTCGTGCTCAAGAACCAGGCGCTGGCGGCGAGGAACCAGAAGAAGCAGACCCGGTTCCGGCAGTGGAAGCAGATCCAGTCGATGCGTGCGCTGCCCTATCTGCCGTTCCGGGATCGGATCATGAAGGCGGCCATGCGGCCGCTGACCGAAGCGTCGAACGCCATCGTGCTCTCGTGAATGGCAAGGACGGTTCTGCGCGAGTGTGGAGGACGAGGGTAGTGAAGGCCTCCTTCACTACCCTCAGAGTAGGCAAGGGGCCCTTCACGGACCGCACCCACGAACAACCGCAGCCACGAGGTCTTTAGTAGCCCTGGTATCCGCCGCCACCGGCCATCGACTTCAGACCCGGGTGCCCCTCGAAACCGCCGTACCGCGAGAACGTGTACCGCACGCCCGCGATGATGTTGTCGATCGGGTTGTAGATGTCGTCGTGCCCGGGAAGCTTGTGCGCGTTGAAGGTCGGGTCGATGCACTGCATCAGTCCCTTGGACGGAGTCCCCTTCGCCGCGTTGGAGTCCCAGTTGTTGATTGCGTTGGGGTTACCGCCGGACTCCTTCTCGATGATCGTCCAGATCTTCTGGATATCCGCCTCGGTCACCGGGATCCCGTTGGCCTGCAGGATCTTGATGGCTTCCTGGATCCATTGCTGGACGTTGCCGGGCGGCGTCGTCGACGGCGGACCGCCGCTCGACCCGAGGCCGCCGCCCCCACCGCCACCGCCGCCTCCGCCACCACCGCCGCCTCCGGCGTGGAGGCCGCCGGTGCGCTTGGGGACGGTGCCGTCCTTGCCGGGCATCGGGACCTTGGAGTAGCCGTCCTGGATGTCCTTCTTCATCAGGGCTTGGGACTTCTGGATCATCTGGTTGGCCTGGTCGAGCAGGCCCTTGACCCGGGTGTCGGCATCACTGGCGATCTTGTTGATGTCGGTCTTGGCCTTCTGGATGATCTCGGCGGCCGAGGGGCTCGGTGCCGGCTTGTGATCCTTCTCGGCCTGCGCGGCGGCCTGAGTCGCCGCGTTCTTGTCCGTCTCAGCCTGGGTGTTTCGCTTGTTGACCGCTTCTTCGGCGCCCTTGTAGGCGTCCGCGACCTGGGTCTTGATGTTGCCGAGATCGGTGTGGACGCGATCGAGGTCGTCCACGACCTTGCCCAACTGGTCTTCGACGTTCTTCCCGGCCTTCGTGATCGACTTGACGTAAGCGAAGAATTCGTCCGCGGCGGGGCCGACCCAGACGCCGCCGTTCAACGCTTCGGTCGAACTCGACAACGCAGCGCTGTGGTCACCCGCGTTGTCCGCGGCGGCCTTGAACTGCTTCGAGGCATTCTCGATGGCGGAGAGGTTCACCTTGTCGATCTGATCGGCCTTCTTGACCAGTTCGCCCCAGCCCTCCGGCGTACCGGCACCGACACCGTTCAAACCCACTGCTCAAGCCCCCTTGCTCTCCGGCCCCCAGGCCAGCCGAATCGTCACAGGTCTCCGTGCACCTTCAGGTTGTCCACGTGGACCGCTTCGGTCTCCTTGATCAGCCCGGCCGCCTTTCGCAGCACGAAGGCCGTGGCCTCCATCAGCTGACCGGCCGAATCGAATTCGTTGTGGACACCCTGCTTGAACTTGCCGACGGCACCGTGTGCGTCGCCGTGCTCGTCCACTCCGCCGAAGGGGCTTTCCTTCTCGTCATCCATACCGGTGACGCCTTTTTTGGTCTTCTCGAACTCGTCCTTGAGCTTCTCCACCTGACCGGCGGCGATCCCCATGGAATCCGGGTCGTACACAGGCACGGTTCGTCATCCCCTTCACGGAAAACTCGTATCCGCCCGATCAGACGCGCGGCCGATCAGGACGGTTCCCGCGCATACTTTAAGACCTCGGCAGCGGGTCGTGTGCGCATCCACGCCAACTTCCACCCCGCCGATATCGACTTCCCGAAACGGCCGAATCGGGGTGAACCTCATCAAGTCGGGCGTAACTCAGAAATCGGCGACTTCCCGGATCCGCGTCGCCAGCAGCTGGTTGTCCGCCGGGGTGATGGTCGCCCAATCCCGTCCGTCCCGGTTCCGCGCGACCTGGAACAGATAGCGTCCCGCGTCCGTGTCGTAGAAGGCGACCACGCTGTCCGCGCGGCGAGGACGGCCGTCCCGTCCGGCGCGTTCGATGCCGAACTGGCCGCGTGCCTCCTGGCCGAGCAGCATGCCCGCCACTTCCTGGGCCTGCCACAGCGGCACGTTCAGGTCCTCCAGAGCGGTGACCAGTGCCTTCGCGTCGCCGCGGGAGGCGGCGTCGGCGTCGCGGAGGACGTCGTGCGGGATGCTGATCGACTGGCCGACGCCGGGGCCGAGGTCACCCGCGACCGAAACGGCGGCCTCGGCGAGGGAGCTTTCGCGGGCGGGGATCAGCCACACCTGGCCGGAGTCGATCACGCCGAGCAAGGCCTGGTTGCCGACGCTGACCGCCTGACCCTTGATCTCGCGATCGGTCCACACCCAGACGTCGATCGCGATCCGGGGATGCGCGAACAGGTTCAGCATGTCGACCAGCTCACCCGACGCCTGGTGCCCCCGCGCGAGGCCTCGCGCGCGCAGGGATTCCCAGGCCTCTTCGATCAGTGCCGCCCGCTCCGTATGGGTCGTTCCGGGGCTCGGCACGTCGAGTGCGACATGGCGGCGGGGCAGCCTTTCGGCTTCCCAGAGCATTTCGAACTCGAGTGCGGACAGCACCAGGCTGCCGTTGTCGTTCGGCACAGGTTCAGCGCGCTTCCCGGTTGCCGTGGTCACCGATGACGTCGGGCGACACCATGCGCTCGTCGGTGAACAGGTCCTTGTCGTCGACGCCGTAACGCCTGATGTGCTCCGCGTCCTCTTCGACGTCCTGGGTGGCCGCGCGCTCCATGAACTTCGACTCGGTCTTCGGCTGCTTCGCGCCGATCTTCTCCGAGCGCCGCATGGCCTCCTCTTCGGGGAGCTCGCCGATCGGCAGCTGACGGGTCGGCTTCACGCCGCCGCCTTCCTGCCGGGGGCGGCGGTCGCGTTCCTTGTCACCGCTCAGCGCGCCACCCGCGACACCGGCGCCGAGCGCGGCCGCACCGGCGCCCAGATCGCCCGCGGCCGGGCCGGTGATCTTCGGGACGGCGGGGAAACCGCGGCCGGACTCGTTGCCGGCGGCCAGTGGCGCCTGCGGTCCGGCGCCCACCGAGCGGCCCTTGCCGAGACCCTGGTCTCCACCGCCCTGGCCGCCTGCGACATTGCCGAAGACGCCGGGACCCGAGCTGGAGCCAGGGCCCTTGCCGAGAGCGCCGTCGATACCGGGGCCGGTGCCGAACGACTTGCCCGCCGGCTGGGCGGACGTCGTGCTGTTGCCCGGCGGCAGGCTTCCGGTGGTCTGGCCCGGCGGGACGTTGGTGGAGCCGGGAGGCAGGTTCGGCGCACCCGGCGGGACGAACGTCGAGGAGCCGGGCGGGCCGGTGACCGGGTACGACGGCCTGCCCTGTTCGGGCTGCGGGGCGGGCCGGTTCGGTGTCACCCAGCCGCTGCCCGGCGCAGGCGCCGGACGTGAGGTGCCCGAGGGCGTGGTCGGAGCGGCCGCCGCGGGTGCCGTCGCACCGCCATGAGGTGCCGACGAGCTGGTCTTTCGGGCCGGAGCGCCGCCGACGGCGACACCGTAGGCCGGGGTCGGCGCGTCGAAGGACGGCGACTTGTTGCTGACGGGCTGCACCACCGGCGGCACGTACTTCGACTCGACGGCGGCCGACGCGGGCCGCACGCTGCCGTCCGGCGTCAGCTCCGTGGCCGTACCCGCGAGATTGAGCGGGCCGGGACCGCCACCCGCTCCGGCGGCGGTGGTGTTCTGCGTCAGGTTCATCGCCTGCGGATCGGCCAGCGTGTCCGTCGTCAGCAGGTTCTCGCCGCTGGTCTTGGCGTACTCGTTCAACGCCTCCTGCGCCTGCGCCCGCGCGTTGTTCGCGGCGCCGACACTCTTGGCGTGGTCGGTCTCGAACCCGATGAGACTCAGCACGACGTCGCCGAGGGTCAAGCCGCCGGCACCCTTCCGCACCACTTCCGGATCCGGGAGCTTGTGCAGCGTGCGGTTGAAGGCCTCACCCTGGGCGAAGATCATCTCCGCGGAATGCGAGACCTTCGAGTTCGCGTCCTGGGAGAAACCGGCCTGCTCGGTGAACACCTGGCCGGCCGCGCCACCCGCCTCGCTCTGCCATTCCACGCCGAGCTTGCCCAGCTCGTCGCGCAGCGTCTTGTCGGTGTCGGCGAGCGCCGTCGCGACGGACTTCAGCGCGTCGACGGCGATGCCGATGCTGCCGGTGCCGTCGCCACTGCGAAAGCGCTCGATCTCGGTCGCGATCCCGGTGTCGGTGTAGCCGTCGAACCGAAGATCGCGGAGCTTGCCCGCGAGGTCGGAAACGTTCACGGCGCCCTCCCTAGTTGCGTGCTTTCAAGGTCTGCAAAGCCAGATCGGCCGCCTGCGCGGACATTTCGCACAGCTGCGGCATGGTGAACGCGCCGGCGGTGACGGTGACGGCCCGCACCGCCAGCGTCTGTCCTCGAGCGACACCGACGAGTGTTTCGCAATCGCTCGGTTTCCCGGCGTCGCGGTAGCTCGTGACGGCGGGAAATCCGCCGACCGCCTTCGGTTCCGTCGTCATGCTGTTCTTGCGGCGTTCGCCCGTGAACCACTCTTCGACGTCCGCGGCGACCGTGCGGACGTAGTAGGTGTGGAAGGGCTCCGCGGCGTCCGCGTCGAAGACACAGGTCGGGCCGTCGATCGGTTCGGCCGCCGTACGCGGTTTGCTGTTGATCTTGAGCTGGTCGAGCTGCGGCGAGGCGAGCAAGGCGCAGGGATCGGCCCCTTGCAAGCTCAGCTCGGAAGGCCTGGCCGGCAGCGCGGACGCTTTGGCGCCCTGCGTGGCCGAAGCCAGCGCCGGCTCGTTGGGGAAAGCCTGCCCACCCGTGTCCGTGGCGCATCCGGCCAGCACGAGGGTGAGCACACCGCCGGAGACCAGCACGCGAGGCCTACGCCCGGTGTACACCACGGTCCCCGAACGCGGCGGCCTTGTCCGCATCACTGGTCTTGTACTCCTTGGCCGCCGTGCGGAGCTGGTTGACCAGCCCCCGCAGACCGGCCACGTAGGCCTTGACCTGCGCGGCGTACGACTGGTCGCCGTCGGCAACGAGCTCGTTCCAGACACTGGTCGAGTGCACGCTCACCGTGTCGTTGGCCGGAGTGTCGATGCGCAGCTGGTCGAGCCGCGTCAAAAGCTTGTCCTGCAACGCGTCGACCTGCTCTTCGACGATCTTCGCCACTTCGAGCAGCTTCGACGGATCTACTCTGATGTCGGCCACCGACGGCGGCGTCGGGACCGCCGACGTGAGGTCCTGGATCTTGCCCGATGCTGCCATTCCCCACCCCTTTGATACGCACGTCGAGGCTACCAACGCTGAGGTAACGAGCGCCTGAGCTTCGCAGGAAATACCGGGTTAGACGCATCCAGGAGCGGGATGGTTCCGTTCGAAATTCACGAAACCGGGGTGGCGATCTCTCCCTTGGCGGCGAGCAGGGCGATGTCGGTGCGGTGGTGCGAGCCGGCCAGGTGGACCTTCTCGACCGTCGCGTAGGCGTCCTTGCGGGCGGCCTTGAGGTTCTTGCCGGTGCCGACGACCGACAGCACGCGGCCGCCGGAGGAGACCACGGCGCCGTCGTCGCGGCGGCGGGTCCCGGCGTGGAGCACGCCTTCGATCTCGCCACCGGTGATGACGTCGCCGGTCCTCGGCTTGCCGGGGTAGCCGTCCGCGGCGAGCACGACGGTGACCGCCGCGCCGGAGTCCCAGTCCAGCGGCGGCAGATCGGCGAGTTCGCCGGTCGCCGTCGCGTGCAGGACCTTGCCGAGCGGGCTGCGCAGCAGCGCCAGGACGACCTGGGTCTCCGGGTCGCCGAAGCGGCAGTTGAACTCGATGACCTGCGGGCCTTCGGAAGTCAGCGCGAGACCGGCGTAGAGCAGGCCGGAGAAGGTGGCGCCGCGGTCGTCGAGCTCGTCGACCACGGGCTGGACGATCCGCTCGACGACGTCGTCGACCAGGTCCTTCGGCGCCCACGGCAGCGGCGCGTAGGCGCCCATGCCGCCGGTGTTCG contains these protein-coding regions:
- a CDS encoding transglycosylase SLT domain-containing protein; protein product: MGLNGVGAGTPEGWGELVKKADQIDKVNLSAIENASKQFKAAADNAGDHSAALSSSTEALNGGVWVGPAADEFFAYVKSITKAGKNVEDQLGKVVDDLDRVHTDLGNIKTQVADAYKGAEEAVNKRNTQAETDKNAATQAAAQAEKDHKPAPSPSAAEIIQKAKTDINKIASDADTRVKGLLDQANQMIQKSQALMKKDIQDGYSKVPMPGKDGTVPKRTGGLHAGGGGGGGGGGGGGGGGLGSSGGPPSTTPPGNVQQWIQEAIKILQANGIPVTEADIQKIWTIIEKESGGNPNAINNWDSNAAKGTPSKGLMQCIDPTFNAHKLPGHDDIYNPIDNIIAGVRYTFSRYGGFEGHPGLKSMAGGGGYQGY
- a CDS encoding type VII secretion target, encoding MAASGKIQDLTSAVPTPPSVADIRVDPSKLLEVAKIVEEQVDALQDKLLTRLDQLRIDTPANDTVSVHSTSVWNELVADGDQSYAAQVKAYVAGLRGLVNQLRTAAKEYKTSDADKAAAFGDRGVHRA
- a CDS encoding DUF3558 domain-containing protein; this encodes MRTRPPRSGTVVYTGRRPRVLVSGGVLTLVLAGCATDTGGQAFPNEPALASATQGAKASALPARPSELSLQGADPCALLASPQLDQLKINSKPRTAAEPIDGPTCVFDADAAEPFHTYYVRTVAADVEEWFTGERRKNSMTTEPKAVGGFPAVTSYRDAGKPSDCETLVGVARGQTLAVRAVTVTAGAFTMPQLCEMSAQAADLALQTLKARN
- a CDS encoding ESX secretion-associated protein EspG; protein product: MPNDNGSLVLSALEFEMLWEAERLPRRHVALDVPSPGTTHTERAALIEEAWESLRARGLARGHQASGELVDMLNLFAHPRIAIDVWVWTDREIKGQAVSVGNQALLGVIDSGQVWLIPARESSLAEAAVSVAGDLGPGVGQSISIPHDVLRDADAASRGDAKALVTALEDLNVPLWQAQEVAGMLLGQEARGQFGIERAGRDGRPRRADSVVAFYDTDAGRYLFQVARNRDGRDWATITPADNQLLATRIREVADF